The following proteins are co-located in the Micromonospora coriariae genome:
- a CDS encoding nucleotide sugar dehydrogenase — protein MSAEKLVVIGQGYVGLPLAMRAVEAGLDVVGLDVDADRVKRLASGESFVEDIPTDRLGRALGSGRYHPSTEYTDAEGFDICVITVPTPLRDGTPDLSFVEQAGIGIGPYVRPGSTVILESTTYPGTTEELLRPLLESASGLHSPGDFHLGYSPERIDPGNPTWRLENTPKVVSGVDQTSLDRVDGFYRRLVERTVPVDSTRVAELTKLIENTFRQVNIALINELTMLSHHLDIDVWQAIDAAETKPFGFMPFRPGPGVGGHCLPIDPCYLSWQVKRRLGRQFRFIELANDVNHEMPEHVAQRIMAGLNRGGRAVSGARLLLLGLAYKKNTGDMRDSPAVDVARRLQALGAEVHAVEPYAEAHHIPAGVTVVGLTEHEVRASDGVVVVTDHDCFDYDLVVRHARYVFDSRNRCAGPMVERL, from the coding sequence GTGAGCGCTGAGAAGTTGGTCGTGATCGGCCAGGGGTACGTCGGACTGCCGTTGGCCATGCGCGCCGTCGAGGCGGGTCTGGACGTGGTCGGCCTCGACGTCGACGCCGACCGGGTGAAGCGGCTCGCCTCCGGCGAGTCGTTCGTCGAGGACATCCCGACCGACCGTCTGGGCCGGGCGCTGGGCAGCGGCCGGTACCACCCGAGCACCGAGTACACCGACGCCGAAGGCTTCGACATCTGCGTCATCACCGTGCCCACCCCGCTGCGGGACGGCACGCCCGACCTGAGCTTCGTCGAGCAGGCCGGCATCGGCATCGGCCCGTACGTGCGGCCGGGCAGCACCGTGATCCTGGAGTCCACCACCTATCCGGGCACCACCGAGGAGCTGCTGCGACCCCTGCTGGAGTCGGCCAGCGGGCTGCACAGCCCGGGCGACTTCCACCTCGGCTACAGCCCTGAGCGGATCGACCCGGGCAACCCGACGTGGCGACTGGAGAACACTCCCAAGGTGGTCTCCGGGGTGGACCAGACGTCGCTGGACCGGGTGGACGGCTTCTACCGACGCCTCGTGGAGCGCACAGTGCCTGTGGACTCCACCCGGGTCGCCGAGCTGACCAAGCTGATCGAGAACACCTTCCGCCAGGTCAACATCGCGCTGATCAACGAGCTGACGATGCTCTCGCACCATCTGGACATCGACGTCTGGCAGGCGATCGACGCGGCGGAGACCAAGCCGTTCGGCTTCATGCCGTTCCGGCCCGGCCCCGGCGTCGGCGGGCACTGCCTGCCAATCGACCCGTGCTACCTGTCGTGGCAGGTCAAGCGTCGCCTCGGTCGGCAGTTCCGGTTCATCGAGCTGGCCAACGACGTCAACCACGAGATGCCCGAGCACGTCGCCCAGCGGATCATGGCAGGGCTGAACCGGGGCGGCCGGGCGGTCAGCGGCGCCCGGCTGCTGCTGCTCGGGCTGGCGTACAAGAAGAACACCGGCGACATGCGGGACTCCCCCGCGGTCGACGTGGCCCGGCGGCTGCAGGCCCTCGGCGCCGAGGTCCACGCGGTCGAGCCGTATGCCGAGGCGCACCATATCCCCGCCGGGGTGACAGTGGTCGGGCTGACCGAGCACGAGGTGCGCGCGTCGGACGGCGTGGTCGTGGTCACCGACCACGACTGCTTCGACTACGACCTGGTGGTCCGGCACGCCCGTTACGTCTTCGACTCCCGCAACCGGTGCGCCGGCCCGATGGTCGAGCGCCTGTAG
- a CDS encoding serine/threonine-protein kinase, translating to MLSSEVVLSGRYRLDERVATGGMGEVWRASDLVLGRQVAVKVLLPALVSDPDFIARFRAEARIMAALRHPGIVQVYDCGEDDLPDGGRADYLVMEFVDGEPLSKRIEAAGRLDVAETMSIVAQAAQALNAAHRGGIVHRDVKPSNLLVHEDGTVVLVDFGVARSTNVTSITSTNAVPGTALYMAPEQAAGRPVSGATDIYALGAVAYCCLTGGPPFTGDNPLQVAVRHLDDEPPELPHDIPESVRALVSQALAKDPLDRFSSGAAMAEAARLAVTGGEPPTAMVTAATPLRGAGPGTRTDVQLGAAVAGRRRRRGPLVGAAAAALVALVGLGAALGAARHAGEDPAVNLPITTPTSEPTRQMDLPAVNEEITEKPTRPNRQNVPDTTPSATVSATPSAQPSETASTPTPTPSATTAPPTDPTTPPPNDPSPTAEPSTTTSPPTEPEGPPAG from the coding sequence GTGTTGTCATCGGAGGTCGTGCTCAGCGGTCGCTACCGCCTGGACGAACGTGTCGCCACCGGCGGCATGGGCGAGGTTTGGCGTGCCTCTGACCTGGTCCTCGGTCGGCAGGTCGCGGTCAAGGTCCTGCTGCCGGCGCTGGTCTCCGATCCCGACTTCATCGCCCGGTTCCGGGCCGAGGCGCGGATCATGGCGGCGCTGCGGCACCCGGGCATCGTGCAGGTCTACGACTGCGGCGAGGACGACCTGCCCGACGGCGGTCGGGCCGACTACCTGGTCATGGAGTTCGTCGACGGCGAGCCGTTGTCCAAGCGGATCGAGGCGGCCGGCCGGCTCGACGTGGCCGAGACGATGTCGATCGTGGCTCAGGCGGCCCAGGCGCTGAACGCGGCGCACCGCGGCGGCATCGTGCACCGCGACGTCAAGCCCAGCAACCTGCTGGTGCACGAGGACGGCACTGTCGTCCTGGTCGACTTCGGCGTGGCCCGTTCCACCAACGTCACAAGCATCACCAGCACCAACGCGGTGCCGGGCACGGCTCTCTACATGGCACCCGAGCAGGCCGCCGGCCGGCCGGTCAGCGGGGCCACCGACATCTACGCCCTGGGCGCGGTCGCGTACTGCTGCCTGACCGGCGGTCCGCCGTTCACCGGCGACAACCCGCTCCAGGTCGCCGTCCGGCACCTTGACGACGAGCCGCCGGAGCTGCCGCACGACATCCCGGAGTCGGTCCGCGCGCTGGTGTCCCAGGCACTGGCCAAGGATCCGCTCGACCGGTTCAGCAGCGGCGCGGCGATGGCCGAGGCGGCCCGGTTGGCGGTGACCGGCGGCGAGCCCCCCACCGCGATGGTGACGGCGGCTACCCCGCTGCGCGGCGCCGGACCGGGCACCCGCACCGACGTGCAGCTCGGCGCGGCGGTGGCCGGCCGTCGGCGACGCCGTGGTCCGCTGGTCGGCGCGGCGGCGGCCGCCCTGGTCGCGCTGGTCGGCCTGGGCGCCGCCCTGGGCGCGGCGCGGCACGCCGGCGAGGACCCGGCGGTCAACCTGCCGATCACCACTCCGACGTCGGAGCCGACTCGCCAGATGGACCTGCCGGCGGTGAATGAGGAGATCACCGAGAAACCGACCCGGCCGAACCGGCAGAACGTTCCCGACACCACCCCGTCGGCGACGGTCAGCGCGACGCCGAGCGCACAGCCCAGCGAGACGGCCAGCACGCCGACGCCGACGCCGAGCGCAACCACCGCGCCGCCCACCGATCCGACGACCCCGCCGCCCAACGACCCGTCACCCACGGCCGAGCCGTCCACCACCACGAGCCCGCCGACCGAACCAGAGGGGCCACCGGCCGGCTGA
- a CDS encoding RNA polymerase sigma factor, with product MTGELSEAVTAAQDGDEDAFRFLYRSLQPGLLRYLTALVGADAEDVASETWLQISRDLPSFTGGEFRAWTVTIARNRAMDHLRRVRRRPSLPVPVQALADLAGDADTAERAGETIGTEAALALIATLPPREAEAVLLRAVIGLDAESAGRVLGRRAGAVRTAAHRGLRRLAALMERQEQATPPAAAEGVAPSLAADGVAPSMGTDGAAPSVGAEVVPPPRPRTGRSPRTSNAEPADG from the coding sequence ATGACCGGCGAGCTGTCGGAGGCGGTCACCGCGGCGCAGGACGGGGACGAGGACGCCTTCCGCTTTCTCTACCGCAGCCTCCAACCCGGCCTGCTGCGCTACCTGACCGCCCTGGTCGGCGCGGACGCCGAGGACGTCGCGTCGGAGACCTGGCTGCAGATATCCCGCGACCTGCCCAGCTTCACCGGCGGCGAGTTCCGCGCCTGGACCGTCACCATCGCCCGCAACCGGGCGATGGACCACCTGCGCCGCGTGCGGCGCCGACCGTCGCTGCCGGTCCCGGTGCAGGCGCTCGCCGACCTGGCCGGCGACGCGGACACCGCCGAGCGGGCGGGCGAGACGATCGGGACCGAGGCGGCGCTGGCCCTGATCGCCACCCTGCCGCCGCGCGAGGCCGAGGCGGTCCTGTTGCGCGCCGTGATCGGCTTGGACGCGGAGTCCGCCGGCCGTGTGCTGGGCCGCCGGGCCGGCGCCGTGCGGACCGCCGCCCACCGAGGCCTGCGGCGACTCGCCGCCCTGATGGAACGGCAGGAGCAGGCCACACCACCGGCCGCCGCCGAGGGCGTCGCGCCGTCCCTGGCCGCCGACGGCGTCGCGCCGTCGATGGGCACCGACGGCGCCGCGCCGTCCGTGGGCGCCGAGGTCGTGCCGCCGCCCCGTCCGCGCACCGGCCGGTCCCCGCGGACGTCAAACGCTGAACCGGCGGACGGCTGA
- the egtA gene encoding ergothioneine biosynthesis glutamate--cysteine ligase EgtA, whose product MVTSPELDRGAILRESGAAGRHLARICFKTGPPTRTGVELEWTVHDAADPARPVDPVRLRAALGPHSPVSLDATSPAEPLRHGGTVTVEPGGQLEISTPPRSSIAALIQATEADIAQVTDLLATAGLILGRSGIDPHRRPRPVLDTPRYRAMRGAFDRRGPAGRTMMYSTAGLQVCLDAGEPDQVAARWSTAHAVGPPLLAAFASASRHAGRRTGWASARMAAWLAIDPARTRPVWAAGRADEDPTATWIRYVLGAPLLCLRRHGPDWTPPPGVTFADWLDGALPRPPTTDDLDYHVSTLFPPVRPRGYLELRYLDAQPGRDWRLPTAVLTALFADPGTVRAAYAIGAPVAHRWSAAARHALADRALATAAAALLDLALTTLPRLDLPAGTHDEIQRDVRRRLAAAERGDR is encoded by the coding sequence GTGGTGACGTCGCCCGAGCTGGACCGCGGCGCGATCCTGCGCGAGTCCGGTGCCGCAGGCCGGCACCTCGCCCGGATCTGTTTCAAGACCGGTCCACCCACCCGCACCGGCGTCGAACTGGAATGGACCGTGCACGACGCCGCCGACCCCGCCCGTCCCGTCGATCCGGTGCGGCTGCGGGCGGCGCTGGGGCCACACAGCCCCGTCTCACTGGACGCCACCAGCCCGGCCGAGCCGCTGCGACACGGCGGCACGGTGACCGTGGAGCCGGGCGGCCAGCTGGAGATCTCCACCCCGCCGCGCTCCTCGATCGCCGCGTTGATCCAGGCAACTGAGGCCGACATCGCCCAGGTCACCGACCTGCTGGCCACCGCCGGGCTGATCCTCGGCCGCAGCGGCATCGACCCGCACCGCCGGCCTCGCCCGGTGCTCGACACTCCCCGCTACCGCGCCATGCGCGGCGCCTTCGACCGGCGCGGTCCGGCCGGCCGGACGATGATGTACAGCACCGCCGGCCTGCAGGTCTGCCTCGACGCCGGCGAACCGGACCAGGTCGCCGCGCGGTGGTCCACGGCCCACGCGGTCGGCCCGCCGCTGCTCGCGGCGTTCGCCTCAGCGAGCCGGCACGCCGGGCGGCGCACCGGCTGGGCCTCCGCCCGGATGGCCGCGTGGCTGGCCATCGACCCGGCCCGCACCCGGCCGGTCTGGGCAGCGGGCCGCGCCGACGAGGACCCGACCGCCACCTGGATCCGGTACGTGCTCGGCGCGCCGTTGCTCTGCCTGCGCCGGCACGGCCCGGACTGGACCCCGCCACCCGGCGTGACCTTCGCCGACTGGCTCGACGGGGCGCTGCCCCGCCCACCCACCACCGACGACCTCGACTACCACGTCAGCACCCTCTTTCCGCCGGTGCGTCCCCGCGGCTACCTGGAGCTGCGTTACCTGGACGCCCAGCCCGGCCGGGACTGGCGGCTTCCGACGGCGGTGCTGACCGCCCTGTTCGCCGACCCCGGCACCGTGCGCGCGGCGTACGCGATCGGCGCGCCGGTGGCGCACCGCTGGTCGGCCGCCGCCCGGCACGCTCTGGCGGACCGGGCCCTGGCCACCGCCGCGGCGGCGCTTCTCGACCTGGCCCTGACCACGCTGCCCCGGCTCGACCTGCCGGCCGGCACCCACGACGAGATCCAGCGTGACGTACGGCGGCGGCTGGCCGCCGCGGAGAGGGGAGACCGGTGA
- the egtB gene encoding ergothioneine biosynthesis protein EgtB, whose amino-acid sequence MRAPQSGTEGDAVTGERLRVRIAAELARARSRTTLLTEVVDDADLMRQHSPLMSPLVWDLAHVGNQEELWLVRDVGGREPVRCDIDELYDAFKQPRRDRPALPLLPPAEARAYLGTVRDKVHDLLDAVTFTERPLVADGFAFGMIVQHEQQHDETMLATHQLRSGPAVLHAPPPPEPPAGVAGEVLVPAGPFTMGTDTDPWALDNERPAHRVDLPAYVIDAAPVTNGQYQAFIADGGYTDPRWWSPAGWAHRLREELSAPMHWRPDGDNWSYQRFGRWDRVRADEPVVHVCWYEAQAYAAWAGKRLPTEAEWEKAARWDPVTGRSRRYPWGDDDPTDVHANLGQRHLRPAQVGAYPAGASPLGVHQLIGDVWEWTSTTFRGHPGFTAFPYREYSEVFFGDAYRVLRGGSFGTDRSACRGTFRNWDYPIRRQIFSGFRCARDARPDESHR is encoded by the coding sequence TTGCGAGCCCCGCAGTCGGGAACGGAAGGCGATGCGGTAACCGGGGAGCGGTTGCGTGTCCGGATCGCGGCGGAGCTGGCGCGGGCCCGGTCCCGCACCACGCTGCTGACCGAGGTGGTCGACGACGCCGACCTGATGCGCCAGCACTCGCCGCTGATGTCGCCGCTGGTGTGGGACCTGGCGCACGTCGGCAACCAGGAGGAGCTGTGGCTGGTCCGCGACGTCGGGGGCCGCGAGCCGGTCCGGTGCGACATCGACGAGTTGTACGACGCGTTCAAGCAGCCCCGCCGGGACCGCCCCGCGCTGCCCCTGCTGCCACCCGCCGAGGCGCGCGCCTACCTGGGCACGGTCCGGGACAAGGTGCACGACCTGCTCGACGCGGTGACCTTCACCGAGCGGCCGCTGGTCGCCGACGGGTTCGCCTTCGGCATGATCGTCCAACACGAGCAACAGCACGACGAGACGATGCTCGCCACCCACCAGCTGCGCTCGGGTCCGGCCGTGCTGCACGCTCCGCCTCCGCCGGAGCCGCCCGCCGGGGTCGCCGGGGAGGTGCTGGTCCCGGCCGGCCCGTTCACCATGGGCACCGACACCGACCCGTGGGCCCTGGACAACGAACGCCCCGCCCACCGCGTCGACCTGCCCGCGTACGTCATCGACGCCGCCCCGGTCACCAACGGCCAGTACCAGGCCTTCATCGCCGACGGTGGCTACACCGATCCACGCTGGTGGAGCCCGGCGGGTTGGGCCCACCGGCTCCGGGAGGAGCTCAGCGCGCCGATGCACTGGCGCCCCGACGGCGACAACTGGTCCTACCAGCGGTTCGGCCGGTGGGACCGGGTCCGCGCCGACGAGCCGGTGGTGCACGTCTGCTGGTACGAGGCGCAGGCGTACGCGGCGTGGGCCGGCAAACGGCTGCCGACCGAGGCGGAGTGGGAGAAGGCGGCCCGTTGGGACCCGGTGACCGGGCGGTCCCGCCGCTACCCGTGGGGCGACGACGACCCGACAGACGTCCACGCGAACCTCGGTCAACGCCACCTGCGGCCGGCCCAGGTGGGCGCCTACCCGGCCGGCGCCTCACCACTGGGTGTGCACCAGCTCATCGGTGACGTCTGGGAGTGGACCTCGACCACCTTCCGGGGGCATCCCGGCTTCACCGCGTTCCCGTACCGCGAATATTCGGAGGTCTTCTTCGGCGACGCCTACCGGGTGCTGCGCGGCGGCTCGTTCGGCACCGACCGGTCCGCCTGCCGGGGGACCTTCCGCAACTGGGACTATCCGATCCGGCGGCAGATCTTCAGCGGCTTCCGCTGCGCCCGTGACGCCCGCCCGGACGAGTCGCACCGATGA
- the egtC gene encoding ergothioneine biosynthesis protein EgtC, translating into MCRHLAYLGSPVTLAELLFDPPYSLVRQSWAPRDMRGGGTINADGFGIGWYPGDGDPVRYRRAQPIWSDPTIAQLAAVTRAGAVLAAVRSATVGMAVLDGAVAPFAEGRWLFSHNGVVRGWPDTVVPLAAGLPVRDLLTLDAATDSALLWALVRQRLRAGADPAEAVGQTVAEVAAAAPGSRLNLLLTDGRRAVASVAGHALSVRAGAGSVLLASEPHDDDPGWRPVPEGHLVTVTASEVRVSPLPTR; encoded by the coding sequence ATGTGTCGTCACCTGGCCTACCTGGGGTCACCGGTCACCCTGGCCGAGCTGCTGTTCGATCCTCCGTACTCGCTGGTGCGGCAGTCCTGGGCGCCCCGCGACATGCGCGGCGGCGGCACGATCAACGCCGACGGGTTCGGCATCGGCTGGTACCCGGGTGACGGCGACCCGGTGCGCTACCGGCGGGCCCAGCCGATCTGGAGCGACCCGACCATCGCCCAGCTCGCGGCGGTGACCCGCGCCGGTGCGGTGCTCGCCGCCGTCCGCTCGGCCACCGTCGGGATGGCGGTGCTCGACGGCGCCGTCGCGCCGTTCGCCGAGGGGCGGTGGTTGTTCAGCCACAACGGGGTGGTGCGCGGCTGGCCCGACACAGTGGTGCCGCTCGCCGCAGGCCTGCCGGTGCGCGACCTGCTCACTCTGGACGCCGCGACCGACTCGGCGCTGCTCTGGGCGCTGGTCCGGCAGCGGCTGCGCGCCGGTGCCGATCCGGCGGAGGCGGTCGGGCAGACGGTGGCCGAGGTCGCCGCGGCGGCGCCGGGTTCACGGCTCAACCTGCTGCTCACCGACGGCCGCCGTGCGGTGGCCAGCGTGGCCGGGCACGCGCTGTCGGTACGCGCGGGGGCCGGTTCGGTGCTGCTCGCCTCCGAGCCGCACGACGACGACCCCGGCTGGCGCCCGGTGCCGGAGGGGCACCTGGTGACCGTCACCGCGAGCGAGGTGCGGGTGAGCCCACTGCCGACCCGGTGA
- the egtD gene encoding L-histidine N(alpha)-methyltransferase produces MTAEPLEIYLEQQDLERGLRQDVRAGLSAEQKWLPPKWFYDARGSELFEEITRLPEYYPTRAERTVLAERAPDIVALTGAKTLIELGSGSSEKTRLLLDAFTREGNLGTFVPLDVSVSALRGSTAEIAADYPGLRVRGIVGDFTRQLDRLPTGGRRLVVFLGGTIGNLLPAERAEFLAAMRAALEVGDWLLLGTDLVKDPSVTVPAYDDAAGVTAEFNRNVLHVINRELGADFDPEAFEHVARWDPDHEWIEMRLRANRPMRVRVLDLTVEFAAGEELRTEVSAKFRPEGVAAELAAAGFVAAEFWTDPDGLFGVTLARAR; encoded by the coding sequence ATGACGGCGGAACCGCTGGAGATCTACCTCGAGCAGCAGGACCTGGAGCGTGGGCTGCGCCAGGACGTCCGGGCCGGGCTGAGCGCCGAGCAGAAGTGGCTGCCGCCGAAGTGGTTCTACGACGCCCGGGGCAGCGAGCTGTTCGAGGAGATCACCCGCTTGCCCGAGTACTACCCGACGCGGGCCGAGCGGACGGTGCTGGCCGAGCGCGCCCCGGACATCGTGGCGCTGACCGGGGCCAAGACGTTGATCGAGCTCGGCTCCGGCTCGTCCGAGAAGACCCGGCTGCTGTTGGACGCCTTCACCCGTGAGGGCAATCTGGGCACGTTCGTCCCGCTCGACGTGTCGGTCAGCGCGCTGCGCGGGTCCACCGCCGAGATCGCCGCCGACTATCCGGGGCTGCGGGTCCGCGGCATCGTCGGGGACTTCACCCGGCAGTTGGACCGGCTGCCCACCGGCGGCCGGCGGTTGGTGGTGTTCCTCGGCGGCACCATCGGCAACCTCCTGCCGGCCGAGCGGGCGGAGTTCCTGGCCGCGATGCGCGCCGCGTTGGAGGTCGGCGACTGGCTGCTGCTCGGCACCGATCTGGTGAAGGATCCCTCGGTGACCGTGCCCGCGTACGACGACGCGGCCGGGGTGACGGCCGAGTTCAACCGGAACGTGCTGCACGTGATCAATCGGGAACTGGGCGCCGACTTCGATCCGGAGGCGTTCGAGCACGTGGCCCGCTGGGATCCGGACCACGAGTGGATCGAGATGCGGCTGCGCGCGAACCGGCCGATGCGGGTCCGGGTGCTGGACCTGACAGTGGAGTTCGCCGCGGGGGAGGAGCTGCGCACTGAGGTCTCGGCGAAGTTCCGCCCGGAGGGGGTCGCCGCCGAGCTGGCCGCGGCGGGTTTCGTCGCGGCGGAGTTCTGGACCGACCCGGATGGGCTTTTCGGGGTCACCCTGGCCCGGGCGCGGTGA
- a CDS encoding TMEM165/GDT1 family protein, protein MEGFFAALVVSFGVIFVAELGDKSQLMALTFATRFRPVPVLIGITVATAVVHLASVAIGSGLGAVLPTEWITLVAGLAFLAFGAWTLRGDSLTDEEKRKAEKTSKSAIIAVSVAFFLAELGDKTMLATITLATKYGWFGTWLGSTIGMVAADALAILVGRMLGRRLPEKAIKYGAAVLFAICGLWLILEAVSQLT, encoded by the coding sequence ATGGAAGGATTCTTCGCCGCGCTGGTCGTCAGCTTCGGCGTCATCTTCGTCGCCGAGCTGGGGGACAAGTCCCAGTTGATGGCGCTGACCTTCGCCACGCGGTTCCGGCCGGTTCCGGTGCTGATCGGCATCACCGTCGCCACGGCGGTGGTGCACCTGGCGTCGGTCGCCATCGGCTCGGGCCTCGGCGCCGTGCTGCCCACCGAGTGGATCACCCTGGTGGCCGGGCTGGCGTTTCTCGCGTTCGGCGCGTGGACCCTGCGCGGGGACAGCCTGACCGACGAGGAGAAGCGCAAGGCCGAGAAGACCAGCAAGTCCGCGATCATCGCGGTCTCGGTGGCGTTCTTCCTGGCCGAACTGGGCGACAAGACCATGCTCGCGACGATCACGCTGGCCACCAAGTACGGCTGGTTCGGCACCTGGCTCGGCTCCACCATCGGCATGGTGGCCGCGGACGCGCTGGCCATCCTGGTCGGCCGCATGCTCGGCCGCCGCCTGCCGGAGAAGGCCATCAAGTACGGCGCCGCTGTGCTCTTCGCCATCTGCGGCCTCTGGCTGATCCTGGAGGCGGTGAGCCAGCTGACCTGA
- a CDS encoding DUF1622 domain-containing protein: protein MEAGELLRQGDEVLVAVVEVAGALVIFVGAVWAAVRFVVEGLRHRTAAVFTPIRLTLGRFLTLGLEFQLAADVLRTAVSPSFTQIGQLAAIATIRTALNYFLGREIRQEQRQVAEGERSP from the coding sequence GTGGAGGCGGGAGAGCTACTGCGCCAGGGCGACGAGGTGCTGGTCGCCGTGGTGGAGGTCGCGGGCGCTCTGGTGATCTTCGTCGGCGCGGTCTGGGCGGCGGTGCGGTTCGTGGTCGAGGGGCTGCGGCACCGCACCGCCGCTGTCTTCACCCCGATCCGGCTCACCCTGGGACGGTTTCTGACTCTCGGCCTGGAGTTCCAGCTGGCGGCCGACGTGCTGCGCACCGCGGTGTCCCCGTCGTTCACCCAGATCGGCCAGCTGGCCGCGATCGCCACGATCCGGACGGCGCTGAACTACTTCCTGGGCCGGGAGATCCGTCAGGAGCAGCGGCAGGTGGCCGAGGGGGAACGCTCCCCGTGA
- the nhaA gene encoding Na+/H+ antiporter NhaA, protein MTDRTPPSDRSRPARLFSRSSWPEARHLADVLRTETVGGALLLLGAVVALLWANSPWADSYARLGHWVPWPGGTRWHLDLDLATWAADGLLAIFFFVVGLELKREFVAGELRDPRRAALPVVAALGGMLLPALIYVAVVLTAGGAGLRGWAIPTATDIAFALAVLAVVSSHLPQGLRAFLLTLAVVDDLFAITIIAIFYTAGFHPVPLLAALAPIGLFALLVRRGRTWWWALIPLAVATWALVHASGVHATVAGVLLGFTVPVLAGRSRARGTPAADRPAVDASGDAGGLAAHLEHRWRPVSAGFAVPVFALFAAGVTLRGTDLGALLTDPVVIAIVAGLVFGKSIGIFGSTFLLARFTRAELDEDITWSDLLGIAMLAGVGFTVSLLIGDLAFGAGSTADDRVKVAVLTGSVISAGLAAIVLVRRNAAYRRVAQREQLDADGDGVPDVYQRDGDG, encoded by the coding sequence ATGACCGACCGCACCCCACCGTCCGACCGGTCCCGGCCGGCACGGCTGTTCTCGCGATCGTCCTGGCCGGAGGCCCGACACCTGGCCGACGTGCTGCGCACCGAGACCGTCGGTGGCGCGCTGCTGCTGCTCGGTGCCGTGGTCGCGCTGCTCTGGGCGAACTCCCCCTGGGCGGACTCGTACGCGCGGCTCGGCCACTGGGTGCCCTGGCCCGGCGGCACACGCTGGCACCTCGACCTGGACCTGGCCACCTGGGCCGCGGACGGCCTGCTGGCCATCTTCTTCTTCGTGGTGGGCCTGGAACTCAAGCGGGAGTTCGTCGCCGGCGAACTGCGCGACCCGCGGCGCGCCGCGCTGCCGGTGGTGGCGGCGCTCGGCGGAATGCTGCTGCCCGCGCTGATCTACGTGGCGGTCGTCCTGACCGCGGGCGGGGCGGGGTTGCGCGGATGGGCGATCCCGACCGCCACCGACATCGCCTTCGCGCTGGCCGTGCTCGCCGTGGTCAGCTCACACCTGCCCCAGGGCCTACGCGCCTTCCTGCTCACCCTCGCCGTGGTCGACGACCTGTTCGCGATCACCATCATCGCGATCTTCTACACCGCCGGCTTCCATCCCGTGCCGCTGCTCGCCGCGCTGGCGCCGATCGGGCTCTTCGCCCTGCTGGTGCGGCGCGGGCGCACCTGGTGGTGGGCACTGATCCCGCTCGCGGTGGCCACCTGGGCCCTGGTGCACGCCTCCGGGGTGCACGCCACGGTGGCCGGCGTCCTGCTCGGCTTCACCGTGCCGGTGCTGGCCGGCCGAAGCAGGGCGCGCGGCACGCCGGCCGCCGACCGGCCGGCGGTCGACGCGAGCGGGGACGCCGGCGGGCTCGCCGCGCACCTGGAACACCGCTGGCGACCGGTTTCGGCCGGCTTCGCGGTGCCGGTCTTCGCCCTGTTCGCCGCCGGCGTGACGCTGCGCGGCACCGACCTGGGCGCCCTGCTGACCGATCCGGTGGTGATCGCCATCGTCGCCGGACTGGTGTTCGGCAAGAGCATCGGCATCTTCGGGTCGACCTTCCTGCTGGCCCGTTTCACCCGCGCCGAACTGGATGAGGACATCACCTGGTCCGACCTGCTCGGGATCGCGATGCTGGCCGGCGTCGGGTTCACCGTGTCGCTGCTCATCGGCGACCTGGCGTTCGGCGCCGGCAGCACGGCCGACGACCGGGTAAAGGTGGCCGTGCTGACCGGGTCGGTGATCTCCGCCGGGTTGGCCGCCATCGTCCTGGTCCGCCGCAACGCCGCGTACCGCCGGGTGGCGCAGCGGGAGCAGCTGGACGCCGACGGCGACGGCGTGCCTGACGTCTATCAGCGCGACGGCGACGGCTGA